Proteins from one Bacillus thuringiensis genomic window:
- a CDS encoding SDR family NAD(P)-dependent oxidoreductase: MFFKDKNVLIIGGTGTIGKSILSNVLQEKPKVVRVLSRSEYNQFLLQEEFRDKNQNIRYLIGDIRNYDRVFSAMENIDYVFHVAAMKHVSFCEYNPFEAVLTNIFGTQNVIRAAIAQKVKKVVFTSSDKAISPTNNYGATKLTAERLITSAEYSKGSSETIFASVRFGNVMGSRGSVIPLFENQIKENQKITVTDLSMSRFMMTLNQATMLTIEAMKIAKGGETFILKMPVISLKDLSEVMIEEVTKLYGLPKENIKIEEIGLKPGEKMYEELMTHDESLQAFELPDMFIIPSPLKKGTQYENAKCAKAGFYRSDHQNAISKEELRNLILNQQLLTGGEKL; encoded by the coding sequence ATGTTTTTTAAAGATAAAAACGTTTTAATTATTGGTGGAACAGGAACAATTGGAAAAAGCATTCTTTCTAATGTTCTACAGGAAAAGCCAAAAGTGGTAAGGGTTCTTAGTAGAAGTGAATATAATCAATTTTTATTACAAGAAGAATTTAGGGATAAAAATCAAAATATTCGTTATTTAATTGGGGATATTCGTAATTATGATCGAGTATTTAGTGCGATGGAAAATATTGATTATGTATTTCATGTGGCCGCGATGAAGCATGTGTCTTTTTGTGAATATAATCCGTTTGAAGCAGTTTTGACAAATATTTTTGGAACACAAAATGTAATAAGAGCCGCAATTGCTCAGAAAGTAAAAAAGGTAGTTTTTACAAGTTCTGATAAAGCGATTTCACCAACAAATAATTACGGTGCAACAAAGTTGACTGCTGAAAGATTGATTACATCAGCGGAATATTCAAAAGGTTCAAGTGAAACGATATTTGCAAGTGTTCGTTTCGGAAATGTGATGGGGTCAAGAGGATCTGTCATTCCTTTATTTGAAAATCAAATTAAAGAAAACCAAAAAATAACTGTAACGGATCTTAGTATGAGTAGATTTATGATGACACTGAATCAAGCAACTATGTTAACAATTGAAGCAATGAAAATAGCAAAGGGTGGTGAAACTTTTATATTAAAAATGCCAGTTATTTCATTAAAAGATTTAAGTGAAGTGATGATAGAAGAAGTTACAAAGTTATATGGATTGCCCAAGGAGAATATAAAAATTGAAGAAATTGGGTTAAAACCTGGTGAAAAAATGTATGAAGAACTTATGACGCATGATGAATCTTTACAGGCTTTTGAATTACCAGATATGTTTATCATTCCTAGCCCTTTAAAAAAGGGAACTCAATATGAAAATGCAAAATGTGCGAAGGCTGGGTTTTATCGTTCTGATCATCAAAATGCGATTTCAAAAGAAGAGCTTAGAAATTTAATATTAAACCAGCAACTATTAACAGGAGGGGAGAAACTATGA
- a CDS encoding dTDP-glucose 4,6-dehydratase, whose product MKILVTGGAGFIGRWVVKRLLQDKHEVWLLDNLANSITANITEFAHDLNLKQCIQGDIKDQKLVAQLFENNSFDLCYHLAASINVQDSIDDARSTFENDTIGTFNLLEQCLKYDVKMVFMSTCMVYDKATNIQGISELDPIKPASPYAGSKIAAENMVLSYYYAYKLPVVVIRPFNTYGPFQKTGGEGGVVAIFINNKLDNVPLNIYGDGKQTRDLLYVEDCADFVVAAGYSAKANGHIINAGTGKDISINKLAELISENKVSIQHVTHIHPQSEIPKLLCNYEKAKTILNWEPKVSLEDGVSKTEEWIKSLKIYPKEKE is encoded by the coding sequence ATGAAAATATTAGTAACTGGTGGTGCAGGTTTTATTGGTAGGTGGGTTGTAAAGAGATTATTGCAGGATAAGCATGAAGTATGGTTATTAGACAACCTAGCTAATTCAATTACTGCAAATATTACCGAATTTGCACACGATTTAAATTTAAAACAATGCATTCAAGGGGATATTAAAGATCAAAAATTAGTTGCTCAATTATTTGAAAATAATTCATTTGACCTTTGTTATCATTTAGCAGCGAGTATCAATGTTCAAGATAGTATAGATGATGCTAGATCAACTTTTGAAAATGATACAATAGGTACTTTTAATTTGTTAGAACAATGTCTTAAGTATGATGTCAAAATGGTCTTTATGAGTACTTGTATGGTATATGATAAAGCTACTAATATACAAGGGATATCGGAATTAGACCCAATTAAACCAGCTTCTCCATATGCTGGGTCAAAAATTGCTGCTGAAAACATGGTTTTATCTTACTATTATGCTTATAAGCTACCTGTAGTGGTTATTCGCCCATTTAATACGTATGGTCCATTTCAGAAAACAGGTGGGGAAGGTGGAGTTGTTGCCATTTTTATAAATAATAAATTAGATAATGTACCATTAAATATTTATGGGGATGGGAAACAAACGAGAGACCTTTTATACGTTGAAGATTGTGCAGATTTTGTTGTGGCAGCAGGATACTCTGCAAAAGCAAATGGTCATATCATCAATGCTGGAACAGGAAAAGATATATCCATTAATAAATTAGCAGAATTGATTTCGGAAAATAAAGTAAGTATTCAACATGTAACTCATATCCATCCGCAAAGTGAAATCCCAAAATTATTATGTAACTATGAAAAAGCAAAAACAATATTAAATTGGGAACCGAAAGTTTCTTTAGAAGATGGAGTTAGTAAGACAGAAGAGTGGATTAAATCTTTAAAAATTTACCCTAAGGAGAAAGAGTAA
- the pseC gene encoding UDP-4-amino-4,6-dideoxy-N-acetyl-beta-L-altrosamine transaminase has product MVRGILGMHGGKPVRETYLPYGQQQIDEYDIQAVVDVLKGDFLTTGPMVRQFEEAIAKYVGAKYAVSFSNGTAALHAACYAAGITEGDEVITTPMTFVASANCILYQGGKPVFADIDNETYNISSKSIEEKITSKTKAIIPVHFTGQPVELEAIQKIAKQNNLIIIEDAAHALGATYKNKKIGSIGDMTMFSFHPVKHITTGEGGVITTNNPLFYEKLVQFRTHGIERNPQKLLENHGPWYYEMQFLGYNYRITDIQAALGLSQLSKLDSFIKIRKKYVDIYNKEFSCLSEIIIPKQLPQTSSSWHLYIIRLNTKLLKCNRKEVYEALQRENIGANVHYIPVHLQPFYQKLGYEKGICPQAENVYEEIITLPLFPKMIEADVWDVIQAVRKVLSFYSVVKN; this is encoded by the coding sequence ATGGTAAGGGGAATTCTCGGTATGCATGGAGGAAAGCCTGTTAGAGAAACTTATCTACCATATGGTCAGCAACAAATTGATGAATATGACATTCAGGCTGTTGTAGACGTATTAAAAGGGGATTTTTTAACAACAGGACCTATGGTTCGACAGTTTGAGGAGGCTATAGCGAAATATGTGGGAGCAAAATACGCTGTTTCCTTTTCAAATGGTACAGCTGCATTGCATGCTGCCTGTTATGCGGCTGGCATAACTGAGGGAGATGAAGTAATTACAACTCCAATGACATTTGTAGCAAGTGCAAATTGCATTTTATACCAGGGGGGAAAGCCGGTATTCGCCGATATTGACAATGAAACATATAACATTAGTTCTAAATCTATAGAGGAAAAGATTACAAGCAAAACAAAAGCCATTATTCCCGTACACTTTACTGGGCAGCCTGTAGAGTTAGAAGCAATACAAAAAATAGCAAAACAAAATAATTTGATTATCATTGAAGATGCAGCCCACGCATTAGGAGCCACATATAAAAATAAAAAGATTGGTTCAATTGGTGATATGACAATGTTTAGCTTTCATCCGGTAAAACATATTACTACCGGAGAGGGCGGAGTAATTACCACAAATAATCCTCTTTTTTATGAAAAACTTGTTCAATTCCGTACGCATGGAATTGAAAGGAATCCCCAAAAACTTCTTGAAAATCATGGGCCTTGGTATTATGAAATGCAATTCTTAGGTTACAACTATAGAATAACGGATATACAAGCTGCTCTTGGTTTATCACAGTTAAGTAAATTAGACTCTTTTATTAAGATTCGAAAGAAATATGTAGACATCTATAATAAAGAATTTAGTTGTTTATCTGAAATTATCATACCAAAGCAATTGCCTCAAACCAGTTCGAGCTGGCACCTTTATATTATTCGTTTAAATACTAAATTATTAAAATGTAATCGAAAAGAAGTTTACGAGGCGTTACAAAGAGAAAATATCGGTGCGAATGTGCACTATATACCCGTACATTTACAACCGTTTTATCAAAAATTAGGTTATGAAAAAGGTATTTGTCCACAAGCAGAAAACGTATATGAGGAAATTATTACGCTTCCTCTATTTCCTAAAATGATAGAAGCTGATGTGTGGGATGTAATACAAGCTGTGAGAAAAGTTCTTTCGTTTTATAGTGTTGTTAAAAATTAA
- a CDS encoding cytidylyltransferase domain-containing protein, which yields MQKPKLLRAVTKVDIKKGEIITANKVTMELNVVENALNKLEAEELLPQVAVYNLSAGTPLTKEVIEPPKVVIIVLCRLKSTRLPLKAILPIHGVSSIERCLINTLAIPGKHQVILATSDIAQDDPLEKFNLDGKVKVFRGDPENTADRMFQAAKQENANIVMRITGDCPAVSPEINTFLLDEHLKSGADYTQAELSTLPVGTAGDIFTLEAIERLLQTPKPLTYAEYLPFYFINNPHLFRINIVKLPPPFCYPTWRLTLDEQPDLDMFNELYKGLNVKSKPLFFHQIKDYILRNPELIEMNNHVKLKWANQQSLVDELNRETKL from the coding sequence TTGCAAAAACCAAAATTATTAAGAGCGGTTACAAAAGTTGATATTAAAAAAGGAGAGATTATTACAGCTAATAAAGTAACAATGGAGTTAAATGTTGTAGAAAATGCGCTGAACAAGCTTGAAGCAGAGGAATTATTACCTCAGGTAGCTGTATATAATTTGTCTGCAGGTACCCCATTAACAAAAGAGGTTATTGAGCCTCCTAAGGTAGTAATAATTGTACTTTGCCGCTTAAAATCTACTAGATTACCTTTAAAAGCCATATTGCCAATACACGGAGTTTCTTCCATTGAACGATGTCTTATAAATACATTAGCTATTCCAGGAAAACATCAGGTCATACTTGCTACTTCAGATATTGCACAAGATGACCCTTTGGAAAAATTTAATTTAGATGGAAAGGTTAAGGTTTTTAGAGGTGATCCAGAAAATACCGCTGATCGCATGTTCCAAGCTGCAAAACAAGAAAATGCGAACATTGTCATGCGGATTACAGGAGATTGCCCAGCTGTGTCACCAGAAATTAATACTTTTTTACTAGATGAACATTTGAAAAGTGGTGCAGATTATACACAGGCAGAGTTAAGTACGTTACCTGTCGGAACAGCAGGCGATATTTTTACATTAGAGGCAATTGAACGACTACTACAAACCCCAAAACCTTTAACCTATGCAGAATACCTTCCATTTTATTTTATTAATAATCCACATTTATTTCGTATCAATATAGTGAAACTTCCTCCACCATTTTGTTACCCTACTTGGAGGTTAACATTAGATGAACAACCGGATTTAGATATGTTCAATGAACTTTATAAAGGTCTGAATGTAAAATCTAAACCTTTATTTTTTCATCAAATAAAAGATTACATCCTTCGAAATCCTGAACTTATTGAAATGAATAATCATGTGAAATTGAAATGGGCAAATCAACAATCATTAGTAGATGAGTTAAATAGAGAAACGAAATTATAA
- the pseG gene encoding UDP-2,4-diacetamido-2,4,6-trideoxy-beta-L-altropyranose hydrolase: MLEKKIAFRADASIELGTGHIMRCLTLAQELRNKGAQVYFICRKLQGDLHQYILNKGFHVFVLDGDGENTNFLSAKNERYLNWLKYHWFVDAQQTNDILSQLPKCDWLIVDHYGLDNKWESALRKSVRKIMVIDDLANRMHDCDLLLDQNLYDNLNGRYKDLIPEHSLVKLGPKYAILRPEFHAAKKISRKRTGKIERIFIFFGGHDVTNETLKTLRALQNINKDNLKIDVVVGSQNPHKEDIQTYCKSVTNASYYCQIENMEELLVRADLGIGAGGTTTWERCFLGLPSITITTAQNQIEVTKAVAKVGATWNIGTAENVSDKVIAKCLNKLLSDSKIVKEMSNKALSIQCASNTNEIVKIILGG; the protein is encoded by the coding sequence TTGCTTGAGAAAAAAATTGCCTTTCGCGCCGACGCATCTATTGAATTAGGTACCGGTCATATCATGCGTTGTTTAACACTGGCTCAAGAGTTGCGAAATAAAGGTGCTCAGGTATATTTCATTTGTCGTAAGCTGCAAGGTGATTTGCATCAATATATTTTAAATAAAGGATTTCATGTGTTTGTATTAGATGGAGATGGTGAAAATACGAATTTCTTAAGTGCAAAAAACGAGAGGTATTTAAATTGGCTAAAATATCATTGGTTTGTTGATGCGCAGCAGACCAATGATATTTTGTCGCAACTTCCCAAGTGTGATTGGTTAATTGTTGATCATTATGGATTAGATAATAAGTGGGAGTCTGCTTTAAGAAAAAGTGTAAGAAAAATTATGGTAATCGATGATCTTGCAAATCGAATGCATGACTGTGATTTGTTACTAGACCAAAATTTATATGATAACCTTAATGGTCGCTATAAAGATTTAATACCAGAGCACTCATTAGTAAAATTGGGGCCTAAATACGCTATATTACGACCAGAGTTTCATGCAGCTAAGAAGATTTCACGAAAAAGAACAGGAAAAATTGAGAGGATTTTTATTTTTTTTGGTGGCCATGATGTAACAAATGAGACATTAAAAACGTTAAGAGCTTTACAAAATATAAATAAAGATAACTTAAAAATAGACGTTGTGGTAGGTAGCCAAAATCCTCATAAAGAGGATATTCAAACTTATTGTAAGAGTGTTACTAACGCTTCATATTATTGTCAAATAGAGAATATGGAAGAGCTTCTCGTACGAGCGGATTTAGGGATAGGAGCTGGGGGCACAACCACATGGGAACGATGTTTTCTTGGATTACCTTCTATAACAATTACAACTGCCCAAAATCAAATTGAAGTAACAAAGGCTGTAGCTAAGGTTGGAGCTACATGGAATATTGGTACAGCTGAAAATGTTTCGGATAAAGTAATTGCGAAATGTCTAAACAAACTTTTATCAGATTCTAAAATAGTGAAAGAAATGTCTAATAAAGCTCTTTCTATACAGTGTGCCAGTAATACAAATGAAATAGTAAAAATTATTTTAGGAGGATAG
- the pseH gene encoding UDP-4-amino-4,6-dideoxy-N-acetyl-beta-L-altrosamine N-acetyltransferase, translating to MLDIGDFQLKSLEKKDLELILKWRNTKEIRSVMYKNHQITIDEHLKWYEKLVIDDTKVARLLIYKEKPIGFVNFTKIDKMDRTCYWGFYIGEKQSVRRAGTVLGLLALDFIFEIKDIHKVCAEIIESNRISLNFHQKIGFQEEGRYEDYIYRDNDYVDVITMTLSREQWEERRESIKKELEGDKNE from the coding sequence ATGTTAGATATTGGGGATTTTCAATTGAAAAGTTTAGAAAAGAAAGATTTAGAACTTATTTTAAAGTGGCGGAATACAAAAGAAATTCGGTCGGTTATGTATAAAAATCATCAAATAACAATAGACGAACATTTAAAGTGGTATGAAAAGCTAGTAATAGATGATACAAAGGTTGCAAGATTATTAATATATAAAGAAAAACCAATTGGATTTGTTAATTTTACAAAAATAGATAAAATGGATCGAACTTGTTATTGGGGATTTTATATAGGTGAAAAGCAAAGTGTAAGACGTGCCGGAACTGTATTAGGTTTATTAGCATTAGATTTTATTTTTGAAATCAAAGACATACACAAAGTATGTGCAGAAATAATAGAATCAAACCGTATTAGTTTAAATTTCCATCAGAAAATTGGTTTCCAAGAAGAGGGAAGATATGAAGATTATATTTACAGGGACAATGATTATGTTGATGTCATTACAATGACCTTGTCCCGTGAACAATGGGAGGAAAGAAGAGAATCTATAAAAAAAGAGCTTGAAGGTGACAAAAATGAGTAA
- the pseI gene encoding pseudaminic acid synthase: MSNVYIGGREIGNSLPPFIIAEMSGNHNQSLDRALQIVEAAAEAGAQGFKIQTYTPDTMTLNIENGDFLIHDTKSLWKGKSLYHLYKEAYTPWEWHKPIFDRCIELGMIPFSTPFDETAVDFLETLNVSCYKIASFENTDIPLIRKVAATGKPIIISTGMASIAELDETVRAAREEGCKELILLKCTSTYPASPKSTNIVTIPHMKELFNCQVGLSDHTLGVGVSVASVALGATVIEKHLTLSRSDGGVDAKFSMEPAEFKLLVSETEKAWESLGNVYYGPTDIEKDSLKFRRSLYVVENIKAGEVFTNENVKAIRPGNGLLPKHLSKIIGKKASKDIEKGTPVSWDLI, from the coding sequence ATGAGTAATGTATATATCGGAGGTAGAGAGATTGGCAATAGTTTGCCACCATTTATTATTGCAGAAATGTCAGGAAATCATAATCAATCATTAGATAGAGCGTTGCAAATTGTAGAGGCAGCTGCGGAGGCCGGGGCACAAGGATTTAAAATTCAAACATATACACCAGATACAATGACTTTAAATATAGAAAATGGTGATTTTTTAATTCATGATACGAAAAGTTTATGGAAAGGCAAATCACTTTATCATTTATACAAAGAAGCATATACACCATGGGAGTGGCATAAACCAATTTTTGATCGCTGTATAGAGTTAGGAATGATACCATTTAGTACGCCTTTTGATGAAACAGCTGTAGACTTTCTAGAGACATTAAATGTTTCATGTTATAAAATTGCATCTTTTGAAAATACTGATATTCCCCTCATACGTAAAGTAGCCGCAACAGGAAAACCAATAATCATTTCGACAGGTATGGCTTCAATCGCTGAACTAGATGAAACAGTAAGGGCTGCGAGAGAAGAAGGGTGTAAAGAACTAATTCTTTTAAAATGTACAAGTACGTATCCTGCATCTCCAAAATCTACAAATATAGTTACTATACCTCATATGAAAGAGTTATTTAACTGTCAGGTGGGCTTATCAGATCATACACTGGGAGTAGGTGTATCTGTAGCAAGTGTTGCCTTGGGAGCTACAGTAATTGAGAAACATTTAACGCTCTCAAGGTCGGATGGAGGAGTTGATGCTAAATTTTCAATGGAACCAGCTGAATTTAAATTATTAGTAAGCGAAACTGAAAAAGCATGGGAATCTTTGGGGAATGTATATTATGGACCTACTGATATAGAAAAAGATTCTTTAAAATTTAGAAGATCATTATATGTAGTAGAAAACATAAAAGCAGGAGAAGTCTTTACAAATGAAAATGTTAAAGCTATTAGACCAGGGAATGGCTTATTACCAAAGCACTTATCCAAAATTATCGGGAAAAAAGCGAGTAAGGATATAGAAAAAGGGACGCCTGTTTCATGGGATTTAATTTAA
- a CDS encoding DUF3880 domain-containing protein, producing MKLLYITSGYSKIYQYLDQSIQRTLIDQKFEWLAVQPSELIQQLDFITTTFHPDIVFTLLGNYLPQKATQYFKKRNIKLAVWLTEDPFYIDTSLLLLKNFDFIFTIDSEALKYYTALGYTNVYHLPLATNIELFKPNQKNSKYKSEVLLIGYPYPNRVKLIQFLLEKTPYHYTIIGQHWRNKLLKKWKNHRRIKIIEGWIPPQEVALYYNNASLILNPHRSHLFPQNKNKNKVKNNTINNRAFDIAACQGFQIIEEKPDLSSFFNKDEIVSYNSFEDCLNKLSFYLNDAISKRLMVEKIHARVISQHTFYERIHFITTTIQSHIH from the coding sequence ATGAAACTCTTATACATTACTTCTGGTTACTCAAAAATCTATCAATATCTAGATCAAAGCATACAAAGAACTCTTATTGATCAAAAATTCGAATGGTTAGCAGTACAGCCAAGTGAATTAATACAGCAATTGGATTTCATTACAACAACGTTTCATCCCGATATTGTTTTCACCTTATTAGGTAATTATCTACCACAAAAAGCAACTCAATATTTTAAAAAAAGGAACATTAAATTAGCTGTGTGGCTAACTGAGGATCCATTTTATATAGATACTTCTCTTCTTCTATTAAAAAACTTCGATTTTATATTTACTATTGATAGCGAAGCACTTAAATATTACACAGCTTTAGGATATACCAATGTATATCACTTACCATTAGCAACTAATATAGAACTATTTAAACCAAATCAAAAAAATTCAAAATATAAAAGTGAAGTATTGTTGATTGGATATCCTTATCCTAACCGAGTAAAATTGATACAGTTTCTCTTGGAAAAAACGCCTTATCACTATACTATTATTGGTCAACACTGGAGAAATAAGTTATTAAAAAAATGGAAGAATCACCGAAGAATTAAGATTATAGAAGGATGGATTCCACCTCAAGAAGTTGCACTCTATTATAATAATGCTAGTCTTATTTTAAATCCTCATCGTAGTCATCTATTTCCACAGAATAAAAATAAAAATAAAGTGAAAAATAATACCATTAATAATCGCGCTTTTGATATTGCCGCTTGCCAAGGCTTTCAAATTATTGAAGAAAAACCTGACCTTTCATCCTTCTTCAATAAAGATGAAATTGTATCCTATAACAGTTTTGAAGACTGCTTAAACAAATTATCTTTTTATTTAAATGATGCAATTTCGAAAAGATTAATGGTCGAAAAAATTCATGCAAGAGTTATTAGCCAGCATACTTTTTATGAGAGGATCCATTTTATAACGACTACTATACAATCACACATTCATTAA
- a CDS encoding FAD/NAD(P)-binding oxidoreductase, translating to MKTRDSYKIIVIGSGTAGLSSTAHLLRNVPLLKESIAIIDPSKKHYFQPLWSLVGGGIVSKERTMRDQESLIPKGATWIPKSVVKLFPTENKILLDDGLLLEYEILIVAAGIQINWEGIKGLKESIGDSGVCSNYSYKYVDSTWREIEKFKGGNAIFTHPNTPIKCGGAPQKIMYLAEEYFCKIGVKNRSEVMFYSANSNIFQVPRYANTLEQVLERKQIITNYNKNLVEIIAEKREAIFEDTQTLKRETVPYSMIHVVPPMGPPNFIKESEISDSQGWVDIDPYTLQHVQYKNIFGLGDCTNLPTSKTGAAIRKQIPVLKQNIMDVLNGRDLHAKYDGYTSCPIVTGYKSLILAEFNYEHEPQETFPFNQAKERYSMFLLKRYMFPYMYWNLMLKGIL from the coding sequence ATGAAGACCAGAGATAGTTATAAAATTATAGTAATTGGTTCTGGGACTGCAGGACTATCTTCTACTGCACATTTGTTACGAAATGTCCCCCTATTGAAAGAAAGTATAGCAATCATTGATCCATCAAAAAAACATTACTTTCAGCCACTATGGAGTTTAGTGGGGGGAGGTATTGTTTCAAAGGAAAGAACGATGCGTGATCAAGAATCGCTTATTCCAAAAGGAGCAACGTGGATTCCTAAAAGTGTTGTTAAGTTATTTCCGACTGAAAATAAGATACTTTTAGATGATGGACTACTGCTTGAGTATGAAATTCTTATTGTAGCAGCGGGTATACAAATAAATTGGGAAGGTATTAAAGGCTTAAAAGAGTCTATTGGGGATAGTGGGGTTTGTAGCAATTACTCTTATAAATATGTTGATTCAACTTGGAGAGAAATTGAAAAATTTAAAGGAGGAAATGCGATTTTTACGCATCCCAATACTCCTATTAAATGCGGTGGTGCTCCACAAAAAATTATGTATTTAGCAGAAGAGTATTTTTGTAAAATTGGTGTAAAAAACAGAAGTGAAGTAATGTTTTATTCTGCAAATAGTAACATCTTTCAGGTTCCTCGATATGCAAATACTTTAGAACAAGTACTAGAAAGAAAGCAAATTATAACGAACTATAATAAAAACTTAGTAGAGATTATCGCTGAAAAAAGAGAAGCAATTTTTGAAGATACGCAAACACTGAAAAGAGAAACTGTACCATACAGTATGATCCATGTTGTTCCACCAATGGGGCCACCTAATTTTATTAAAGAGAGTGAGATAAGTGATTCTCAGGGGTGGGTAGATATAGACCCTTATACTTTGCAGCATGTACAGTATAAGAATATTTTCGGACTTGGAGATTGTACCAATTTACCCACCTCTAAAACTGGAGCGGCAATTCGAAAACAAATACCTGTCTTAAAACAAAATATTATGGACGTACTTAACGGAAGAGACTTGCATGCTAAATATGATGGATATACATCCTGTCCGATTGTTACAGGATATAAAAGTCTTATACTCGCTGAATTTAACTATGAACATGAGCCCCAAGAAACGTTTCCATTTAATCAAGCGAAAGAACGGTATAGTATGTTTTTACTTAAAAGATATATGTTTCCCTATATGTATTGGAATTTAATGCTGAAAGGGATCCTATAG
- a CDS encoding MBL fold metallo-hydrolase — MLLKYFYDEKLAHASYLVGCQKEGVAIVIDPGRYIEQYIEFAKKEGMEVIAAAETHIHADFLSGSRELSNLYHANLYVSDEGDCDWKYQYLNEGRYKLVREGTEFKVGHIKFNVISTPGHTPESISFLVTDTSQNNITNDKPIGIFTGDFIFVGDIGRPDLLETAVGMKDTAQIGAKQLFDSIQKVKILPDYLQIWPSHGAGSACGKALGAIPTSTLGYEKMFNWAFQCNEESDFISTLLTGQPEPPKYFSLMKNLNKYGPPIRKKRKITAINTVEELQEVMRSVQQIVDIRDVESFASGHIEKSINIPYNNSFTTWCGWLLDYKTETLIILDEEKVKVEEVIRDFESIGLDNIVAFAPLKVIKKFDILEGYKEKTSIELYRYIKDRSVKVIDVRSKKEWEEGHLHDAIHIMLGNLFEKIDSVPKDCPIVLQCRTGLRSAIAASILQKAGIKEVVNLKGGFLEWKKFGLPYEN, encoded by the coding sequence ATGCTTTTAAAATATTTTTATGATGAAAAATTAGCACATGCTTCCTATTTAGTTGGGTGTCAGAAGGAAGGTGTAGCAATTGTAATTGATCCAGGTCGCTATATAGAACAATATATAGAGTTTGCTAAGAAGGAGGGGATGGAAGTAATTGCTGCGGCTGAGACTCACATTCATGCAGATTTTCTTTCTGGATCTAGAGAACTTTCTAATCTTTATCATGCAAATTTATATGTATCTGATGAAGGAGATTGTGATTGGAAATATCAATATCTCAACGAAGGTCGATACAAATTGGTTAGAGAGGGCACAGAGTTTAAAGTAGGCCATATAAAATTTAATGTAATTTCCACCCCAGGGCATACGCCTGAAAGTATTTCTTTTTTAGTGACTGATACAAGTCAAAATAATATTACGAATGATAAACCGATAGGAATTTTCACAGGTGACTTTATATTTGTAGGAGATATAGGAAGACCTGATTTATTAGAAACAGCTGTTGGTATGAAAGATACTGCACAAATAGGGGCGAAACAATTATTTGATTCTATACAAAAAGTAAAAATACTCCCTGATTATTTGCAAATATGGCCATCGCATGGTGCGGGAAGCGCATGTGGAAAAGCATTAGGAGCAATTCCAACTTCTACATTAGGTTATGAAAAAATGTTTAATTGGGCATTTCAGTGTAATGAAGAAAGTGATTTTATATCAACTTTATTGACAGGACAGCCAGAGCCTCCAAAGTATTTTTCATTAATGAAGAATTTAAATAAGTATGGTCCTCCAATTCGTAAGAAGAGAAAGATTACTGCTATTAATACAGTAGAAGAACTTCAAGAAGTTATGAGAAGTGTCCAGCAAATAGTTGATATAAGGGATGTAGAGAGTTTTGCTTCTGGTCACATTGAGAAATCAATTAACATACCGTATAACAATTCTTTCACAACTTGGTGTGGATGGTTACTAGATTATAAAACAGAGACTTTAATAATTCTAGATGAGGAAAAGGTTAAGGTTGAGGAAGTCATTAGGGACTTTGAATCTATTGGGCTAGATAATATTGTTGCTTTTGCACCTTTAAAAGTAATAAAAAAATTTGATATATTAGAAGGCTACAAGGAAAAAACATCAATTGAATTATATCGGTATATAAAAGATAGAAGTGTTAAGGTTATCGATGTACGTAGTAAAAAAGAGTGGGAGGAAGGACACCTTCATGATGCAATACATATTATGTTAGGCAATCTATTTGAGAAGATAGATTCTGTACCGAAAGATTGTCCAATAGTTTTACAATGTCGAACTGGTTTGCGTTCCGCTATAGCAGCTAGCATCTTACAAAAAGCTGGTATAAAGGAAGTAGTTAATTTAAAAGGCGGATTTCTCGAGTGGAAAAAGTTTGGATTACCATACGAGAATTAA